The nucleotide sequence TTGGCAATGGAAAGAGTACAAATCGCTATCATTTGCCTTTTTCAAGAAAACTTACGAACAAAATCAATATCAAAAAAATTTTTTCCCCATCTGAACCAGTGTGGAAAACATTCGAAGACATCGAATATACTGATCAGCTGTCTGATCTTTGGGATGATCCTGAGATCCAATTAGTTGTCATCACTACACCTAGTCAATTTCATTATGAATATGGAAAAATGGCACTCGAACATGGTAAGAATGTACTAGTAGAGAAACCTTTTGCAGAAACGTCAAAGGAAGCAGAAGAGTTATTTGCATTAGCAAAAGAAAAAGGTCTATTTATCCAATGTTACCAAAACAGACGGTTCGATTCTGACTTCTTGACAGTCCAAAAAGTAATCGAAAGCGGAAAATTAGGGGATATTTTAGAAGTAGAAATGCATTATGATTATTTCAGACCGGAAGTACCAGAAAATACGCATGAATTTTCTACTGCGAACAGCTATTTATATGGACATGCTTGTCATACAGTAGATCAAGTTCTTTCTTATTTCGGCGAACCAGATGATATCAGCTATGATGTACGTCAACTTTTAGGGAAAGGACGAATGAATGATTACTTCGATCTGGATTTTTTCTATGGAAATATGAAAATTTCGATAAAATCCAGTTATTTCCGCATCAAAGAACGTCCAAGTTTCGTCGTTTACGGAAAAAAAGGGATGTTCGTGAAACAAACAAAAGATCGACAAGAAGAACATCTGAAAATGTTTTACATGCCTGATCATGAAGACTTTGGTATCGATTTGCCCGAACATTATGGTGTATTGACCTATATAGATGAACAAGGGAGTTATCATGAAGAAAAAGTAATTTCCGAGGTTGGTGATTACAGCCGTGTCTACGAAGGGATTTACGAGACATTAGTTAATGGCGCAGAAAAAGTCATCAAAGATGAAGAAACAATCTTACAAATGAAAATTTTGGAAGAAGGAATCAAAAGCATTCAAGAATCAGAAGGAAAAATATGACATATTTGTAAGAATCGGGTTTGTTTTTTGACGCATAAACTGTCTTATTGTACGATGAAAAAGTATAGAACTACTAGGAGGAACCAACATGACAAATTATGACGGTGAAAAACACAAACGATTAAGAGGTTCAATGGCCCCTAAAACAGAAGAAGAAGTGGCTTTAGCAGGAACTAATTCTGGTGAAACAGAAGACAAAGAAGAATCATTAGCTGGCACAAACTCTGGTGAAACAGAAAATAAAGAAACAGCTTTATCTGGTTCAAATTCTGTAGAAGAGGAAACAAAGCCTAATGAGCCCAATCACTTTGAAAAAGATATCGAAAAAGCGGTTGAAGATGTCAAAGAAAAATTTGAAGAACTGACCTCAAAAAATAAACATGATCATCATTGATCGGACGAAATCAATTCATAAAAGCAGGAGACATTTGGTCACCTGCTTTTTTTCTGTATCCATTCGATAGAAATCGTTCGGTACAGTCGTAAAAAAAATCCAACTGTAAGTTGTACCAAACACCCCTCGATTTAAAAGCGCTACCATACTAGAATATAAGTAGGAGGTGAACAGCGCTGTGAACTACAAAATTAGTTATCTCCTGAAAACACCAAGAGAAATCAGTCTAGAAAAAGCAGCAGAGATCATCGAAGTAAATACAAGCGAGGCGATCAAACAATTAACTCCTTTTGCCGAATATGTGGATGATACCCGTATCCGTATAAAGAAATTCCGAGCAATCGACTGGGCAGAAAAATTTTTGGATATTACTCGATTTGAAGCTGTGTATACCGAACAAGAGCGAAGAGATCTTCTTTATTTGATGGTTTATTCGACTGCAACGTCTGTTTCTGTTTTTCATTTTCAAGATTTTCTTCAGGTTTCTAAAGGGACAGTCCTGTCAGATATCAAAAAGATAAGAAATGAATTAGAAGTGGAAGATTGTCAGCTGTCGTATACTAGGAAAACTGGTTTTAGGCTGCTAGGGTCAGAAGCAATATTAAGAAGAGAAGCAAAAAATCGCACTGCTCGTTTGATGCAGTCACTTGCTGGAAGATTTGGGCTCACGTATTTAACCGCAACCCTTTCCATTGATTATTACGCCAAAGTTAGAGATTTGCTAGATAAAACGATTTCACTATCAGATCTTCGATTCGCACCAAATCGAATGGATGAATTAGCTTATTATTTGAGTTTGACAACCATTCGAATTGGAAAAACATCCATGGAACTGGTAAAAGATGCTGAACTGTTGGCTTCTCTTGCAGTCACTGACATTAGTCGACAAGTATTGACTGGCCTTGGCTATTCCGAACATCAAAATTCGGAGATTATATTTTTCTCTCTTTGCTTAGCATCGATCGTTGAAGGAGATGTCCAGGAGCCTGCACTTGATTTTTTGCTGGAATGTTCTTCAGAAGTCATCCATCGCATGGAATTCCTGATGGCCGTAGAATTTGCTTCGTTTCGTGAATTATTGATGAATGTCTTTTATCACTTGGTCCCTGCCTATTTTCGTATTTCCTATTCTTTTTATTTACCTAATGTGATGATCGATCAAATTAAGCATCAATATGCTTCCATCTACGAAATGACAAGAAAAGCATTACTTCCGTTAGAAAGACGAATAGGGAAGAGCATCCCTGAAGAAGAGATTGGTTTTTTCACTATACTATTTGGCGGAGAGATCAGAAAAGCGGACGCAGAAGAAAGAAATAGAAAAATAAGAGCCGTGATCGTCTGTCCAAGTGGCATTAGCTCTTCATTGATCTTAAAAA is from Enterococcus faecium and encodes:
- a CDS encoding BglG family transcription antiterminator, whose product is MNYKISYLLKTPREISLEKAAEIIEVNTSEAIKQLTPFAEYVDDTRIRIKKFRAIDWAEKFLDITRFEAVYTEQERRDLLYLMVYSTATSVSVFHFQDFLQVSKGTVLSDIKKIRNELEVEDCQLSYTRKTGFRLLGSEAILRREAKNRTARLMQSLAGRFGLTYLTATLSIDYYAKVRDLLDKTISLSDLRFAPNRMDELAYYLSLTTIRIGKTSMELVKDAELLASLAVTDISRQVLTGLGYSEHQNSEIIFFSLCLASIVEGDVQEPALDFLLECSSEVIHRMEFLMAVEFASFRELLMNVFYHLVPAYFRISYSFYLPNVMIDQIKHQYASIYEMTRKALLPLERRIGKSIPEEEIGFFTILFGGEIRKADAEERNRKIRAVIVCPSGISSSLILKSELQQLFPMIFFTETNSADRLHEVDETSYDIIFSTVPLTLTDKKKSLYVLHPIMTDLEKNQLINQVQRDWLIPGFSMPSAQELLSALLPYIELKEGVDEEKLYQVLNRKMNKLLEKKEDQRPMLSELLTEEMIQLSDQPKNWQEAITFAAQPLLSENKIEESYIKAMIERVEQYGAFIHIGDHIALPHARPEDGVNEVGMSLLKLQQPVDLLDNPAHPISLFICLAAIDNEAHLRALANLTKLLSNKQNLQDLLHASTKEEILAIIRKGDE
- a CDS encoding Gfo/Idh/MocA family oxidoreductase — encoded protein: MLTIAYLGNGKSTNRYHLPFSRKLTNKINIKKIFSPSEPVWKTFEDIEYTDQLSDLWDDPEIQLVVITTPSQFHYEYGKMALEHGKNVLVEKPFAETSKEAEELFALAKEKGLFIQCYQNRRFDSDFLTVQKVIESGKLGDILEVEMHYDYFRPEVPENTHEFSTANSYLYGHACHTVDQVLSYFGEPDDISYDVRQLLGKGRMNDYFDLDFFYGNMKISIKSSYFRIKERPSFVVYGKKGMFVKQTKDRQEEHLKMFYMPDHEDFGIDLPEHYGVLTYIDEQGSYHEEKVISEVGDYSRVYEGIYETLVNGAEKVIKDEETILQMKILEEGIKSIQESEGKI